In the genome of Stigmatopora nigra isolate UIUO_SnigA chromosome 7, RoL_Snig_1.1, whole genome shotgun sequence, the window ATTATTACCTCGCCGGAGTAGTAGTGGTGCCGATATGGTCCTTAAACCGTAATGTCTGTTTAAAGTGACACACAAAAATTCAGtgtgcacaaaaaaacataaggattttaaaaataaaatccaacaaacaaacaatatcaACCACactccaaatattattttttattgcaaaatttaTCAACAAAggggaggaaaaataaaacGACGTGCGCTATTATTTGCTGTTTTACGGCCACGCTACAACCGCACGGATTTAGCCATTTGCTTGCCCACCACCATCAACATCAACACCGGCAACGGCGTACATCGACGGAATATCAAGGCAAGATGGCGTCAGAGGGTCAGTTTGAATACGAGTCGGTCCTCTGCGTCAAACCTGAAGTCAACGTGTACCGAATCCCACCGAGAGCATCCAACCGGGCCATCAGGTGAGGCCTGACCGCAGGGCACGACGCCCGAGAAGCTGTCAGTGGACGAGACAACCCGCATCACGACTATCTACTAGCATACCTCATGTAGCTTCATGCTACTGATTAGCACTCTTACAATTCCAAACAATTCAAAATATACGAATAAAATCTCTGATTCATACCTTTTAGTCAATCAAAACATTAGACGGACAGTGTTGTTTTTGACGCTCCAAACGTGGCCGGCCAGTGACATGCCTGATGAGAAATGATGCTCATGTAAAGCTATTTGTTATTATAGAACTGCCtgattatatttaatttattttacatcAGGCCCTCGTTAGATGACTACATTTCCTGATGTCTTATTAACAAGTTAATTATGCTTAATCTCCAATGCACTACATATGTTTAGTCAAAGCTATATTAGGTAAATTATTATAAAATCCTGACTTGAGACtgcttaatatatattttttactcactATATCTTCATTTTAGTGCACATAACACTATTAAAAGCTCACTATTGGTCGGTTGCTGACCATATGAAGACGAGAGTGAATATGGCAGATGATGTAATAATTCATCTGGAGGATGTAGTAGTCGGATGCTCACTTAAAGATTGAGTCACAATGCAAATAGATTTGTCACTCAGGTTTTTACCCACGTAAACACTATCAGATGCACTGACCTCTAAtctaaattgtaatattttatctATTAAATGAATTTAATCACCTCAAAAGTCAATTTCCCTCAATTCATAGTGTTTCCTTCCCCAGGCTCTTGTTTATCACATTGTTGTCATGTCAGTGTGTGTAAATTCCCCCAGGGCATTCAAAATCAGTGGTGTTGGTCCATGTaacttaaaataaacaattatgagtgatgcatttttttcccccaaagggCCGCTGATTGGAAGCTGGACTCTCCCGATTGGTCGGGACGCATGcgagtggtggctcgggggaaAGTCGCCTATGTGAAACTGGAGGACAAAATATCCGGTGAGATAAAGCAGCTTTGTcgtggattttcattttttttctgatgttcTCTGTTTCATTAGGTTTGTCATTCGCTTTCAAGGTGACCTACAAGTTTGTGTCCATCATTCCTCTTTTTCCGTGTCGCAGTCAGACCCCAAAAACAGATTATAGATGTGCTGAtcatttcagatataatatttagttttttttataaatggattaaaagaactgaattaaaatacctgaatattcagttttttatagatctaaaacaatgtttattttagcttttttaatatatttttagattttacaaaaatgatttttgaactaatagCACAgaataaattcattaaaaaaatacaattattgatttaaaagggggagaaatcaggaaatttaatatacatctatactcttcattttaatttggacctaaaacagaaagtcggcactcatgatttactttctcggaccgcacaaaatgatgcggcgggccagatttggcccccgggccgccactttgacacctacgCTTTATGGTATTAAGCAGTGAAAAGTACAAAATTCTTGGTAAGATTATTCAATGTTTAATGCCCAGATTTATGAAGTCATTCTTTACAAAACAGACCGTAGTTTGCCAAAAAATGCTTCAGGATTTTTTCCAAATTACCTTAAATACAGTTGTAAAAACGAAATCATGCAAATATTGTGTTCCAGTATGACATCAAACCTTTGCTCTcaacatttccttattttttttaaattccacttTTGTGCTAATTTGCAGGGGAGCTTTTTGCGCAGGCACCAGTGGACGAGTACCCCGGCATCACCGTGGAAACAGTGAGCGACTCCAGCCGATACTTTGTGCTCCGCATCCAGGATGACAATGGTGTGTACATTGCCAACTTCCAAAAAACTTCATCCAAACATCTGTATCGTAACAGTGTAGTTTTATTCCAGGCCGCAGCGCTTTTATCGGTATCGGCTTCGGAGACCGAGGTGATGCCTTTGACTTCAATGTTGCACTGCAGGACCACTTCAAGTATGCTGTTCATTTAATTAGTAacaattgaatatattttatgaaAACATCCGTTTTTTCTGCTTCTTTTTATGAAGGTGGGTAAAGCAAGAAAAGGAATTCAGTAAACAAGCACAGGCACCGGACTCTGCTCCTAAACTTGACCTGGGTTTCAAAGAGGGACAAACCATCACACTCAATATCGGGGTAATTTCCATTTTGTTTCACTTTCAGTAATCTACCTCCCCCTGCTGGCATCATCTCCAcaatgatttgaaaaaaaatatgttaaattgaGTTAGAAACTTCAGGTCCAGAAAAGCTATTCAAGTTTTATTTTCCTAATGTAACGTATTTTATCAAATCACTtcattatttataaatggattgaaaggactggattaaaagtcttgaattttccgttttttttatagatctgcaacattgtttattttatttttttttaaatatatttttagattttacaaaatgattgtcGAACtaataacacagaaaaaatgattaaaaattacaattattgatttaaaaggagggaaaacaggaaatttagtataccgtattttcacgactataaggcgcacttaaaagtcttaaattttctccaaaatagacagagcgccttataatccattgcgccttgtatatggaacaaacactaaaatgtgtcattcattcagcgtgcgccttatagtcgtgaaatatACTCTAcattctaatttgatcctaaaacagaaagtcagcactcatgattgactttcccgggccacacaaaatgatgcattgggccagatttggcccccgggccgcctcttGGACACATGTGACATAGACAGACACTCATTcgactgtttttttccactcagcAATCGAAAAAAAAGGATAGGACTCGTCCACAGAGTTCCGGCGGTCTAGGACTCCTTCCACCTCCCCCCGGAGGCAAGCTGGCACCGCCCCCATCATCCCGATCTAATAATCATAACACGCAACCGTCAGCTGGAGGAAATGACACAGGTGGGTAATTGTAAGCCTCCATGAAAATGCTGATACTAGTCGGGTGGCCAATTAGCCCGcctcttgtattttattttcctttcatgTCAAGAGTATTTTGTGATCTAGGGAAACAAGAGGGTACAGTTGAGGTCACCAGGTGTCTTGCTTTTGACGTAACATGTCATGTGTTGACTTCCTTGTCATTTCTATTTAGTAAATACTGCCTGCCACAAGCAAAGATCATATTTATCTTTTTGGGATGAAACATTTTTGCGTTACTCTGACTCACGTGTGAATGGAGTTCATGGACAAGGTCAGGGGAAAATGGTTTATTTGTTAAAAGAAGTCATGTAATTGCATACGTGCTAGGCCACAGTTGACTGATGTAAAGATGTTGCCACACTGTGGAATATAAAAGCCCTgagtattccgtttttttatagatctgaaacaatgtttatcttttttatagatttttagatttaactaaatgatttatgaactaaaaacacagaataaatggattaaaaatgacaattattgatttaaaagtgggaaatcaggccatttaatatacatctatactcttcattataatttgatcctaaaacataaagtcggccCTCATGACTTACCTtcccggccacacaaaataatgcatcgggccagatttggcccccgggccgccactttgacacctatttaCTGAGGTGacaataaaaatgctttttattccctatttatttatcttgCTATTTGTAATTACCTGCAGGATTGagtatttattataatttttggaGTAAGAAACAAATTAATCAAATTATAATCTGGTTTTTAGGATGAAAGGAGAAAATCTGTCTCAACATACAAAACAAGTCCTGGAACAAATTGAATTGTATCACAAATGCAACATTGTACTGTCATATTTCATCTGGACAAGTTGCctaagaaatttcccgaatacgtgACGAAATAAaatcctaatctaatctaatctaaacccACTAGGTTGCCTGCTGGACCTGGACACCAGCAATTCCAACACGGTGGCGCCATCCAATCCTTCTCTGACATCCAACTCGGACCTGTGGGGAGACTTCGACTCCCCAAAGTGAGCAGTAAACCCATTCCGCTCTTCCTCccgcttttctctctctctgagcAACATTTATGCAGcacttttggcaaaaaattgcatTCCCCTTTCAAATGAGGGGTCCTGACAACTCCCTGCCAAGCACCCCCAACCCTCCACCAATTCTCGTCTATTCTCCTAATCCGTTCAAATTCTAATCTTGTTAGTTTCAAAGCCTAACTCTAACACACTCGTCAATGTTTCTTATTTTCTGTTCTTCATTTTATCTGTGAACATAGAAATGTGCTTGAGAAAATAGAACAATGAATGCAGTTTCTGTACAgagaatatttattttctgtgtatatacatatatatatatcccagTCGTCTAAATTATACgtgttgtagatttttattttctggttATATGCACTCTGTCTGTCTTTAGTCTTAAAACTGGGATTGTTATAGTATTCTTGTAAGTGAGGTTTACTACCATCATAATCTACTTGAAAGAAACTACGTTTAACTGGAGTGGGTGCTCTATAGCACTGTTTAGTGGATTTAAAGGGCACAACAGCAATACTTAAGGTGTACTTGACATGATATAgcagctgctgtttttttttttaaactataaacAGAAGTAAATCATTTCAGTGGGACCCAAGTTGAACGTAATCCGGCCTATCTTAAAACGGTTGTAATTTAGTGGCTGTGGATGGACTTTAAGTAGGGTCACGACCTTTTTGTCCTGCTTAGTGAAGTCACGGCTTGTCATTCTTTTTTGAAGCCGCTGTCATTGGATAACTCGAAAAATGGCGATGTATTGCAGTTTTGACCAGTTTTCATATATAAAAGTGCTTGAAGGTGATATTTGTGAAATGCATTGTAGGTTGGTTTGCTTTTCGCTTCTTGTGATATTGTCGTGTATAAGCAAATGGATTATGTTGATTTACAATGCAATTGGCACTTTAAGAAATTTAACCTTAACATGTGTTACTGTCTCATGTGAATTATTGTGTATGAATATTGGGAATGAATATGCAAAGATAAATATAAGATGGAAATGACACAACTGCgtgtttatttctttaaaagaaaCGTGGACGGAAACAAAATTGTTGGTATAGTCCAGGGATAGGGAACGTATGGCTCGAGAGCCCTATGTGGCTCTTATCATGGATcttatatggctctccactaatgtcccgaatgcaccaataggagcgtcacaTTGACACTGTGGCATTGAGACTAGCTTTAGCATCACTTGAATcctaatttagtttttcattccTCATTTAATTAATATGGATTGATTAGTAACAGCATAACAAGGTTGTCAAAATAAATCAGGgacttattgtgattaaaaagtggtgaaatgacacaaaaaatcgcatatttttgtagatttttacttttaaattctgagaatggctctttaGCAATAAGAATAGAAAATAagaatagtttatggctctctcttttaaaaaggttcccaacccctgttataaacaaaaaactatGACAGTACTTTTAATAGATACTGGATTATTAGTTAACACATTGTAATGTCAACGCAGGTATTTGTGTGAGGAATGGACTTTATTagaaagctttttcttttattttcttcatatcCACTTGAATTTCTTTGTATTTGAACAAAAGCTGTTGTCATTCCAAAGGCAATTGACGTCTGTTGTCGTCCATAGCGACCAATACAGAAAGTTACTAGTAGGAAATAGACAGTTTATAGATGAAGACAAAGAAAGGGTACTATTAAGGGAACTTGAATGGCTTTCCATAGGACTTTTTTAAAGGGCCATTAACCCTACTTGACATGATCCATGAAATGCATGGTATTCACAGACAATTAAAAGTTAGGACACATAAACAAAGATATGACTCAgcacgtgcgtgtgtgtgtaaaaaaaataaaaaggaggaggagactCCACTATAGGTGATGAGTGCTGGATTTATGATGTTATGGAGTGTTTTGATGACAACCTGAGTTCGGCGCCCCCCTAAACTCATCAGGCCTTGTTTGCCCAGGTTGTGGGGTTGCCACGGCGATTGCGACAGCGTTTCCCATTAGATGACCTGGCGAGGCGGCGGGGCCAGCCGGATAATTCTCGGCATAGCTCGGCTGTAGGTCGAAGGTGAAAGTTAGGGTGGATGTAGTATTGAGATGTGGTTAAAATGTGGGTTGTGTCACCTTTTCGATATTCCTCTTCTTGGCACACTGTTCTTGTGCAGATTTCGTTGTTGATCACATATACTCGAGGGAGGCTGGAATGTAaacagatgatgatgatgctaaAATCTAATTTGAtctttttctaaagatttttttgaagaatacattcctttttacttgactttgtactttatactttttactttaatgatgagtgatgagtatgttaatactttagtcctattttctgtttatgtttctaatgtactattaacggatgcacttttttatgtgtatcgtatcttgtgctgacctggcctcAAATTTCTAATGTCTAAACCTATTGTCACAAATGTTACTGTTTTAGTGGCCATTGAAAGCACTACACATATtgcttactaaaaaaaaacagatgaacGAATGGCAGGTAAGCGTCTGATTTTAGAACTGAAACCCAACCCAATTAATATGACACACAC includes:
- the necap1 gene encoding adaptin ear-binding coat-associated protein 1, which translates into the protein MASEGQFEYESVLCVKPEVNVYRIPPRASNRAIRAADWKLDSPDWSGRMRVVARGKVAYVKLEDKISGELFAQAPVDEYPGITVETVSDSSRYFVLRIQDDNGRSAFIGIGFGDRGDAFDFNVALQDHFKWVKQEKEFSKQAQAPDSAPKLDLGFKEGQTITLNIGQSKKKDRTRPQSSGGLGLLPPPPGGKLAPPPSSRSNNHNTQPSAGGNDTGCLLDLDTSNSNTVAPSNPSLTSNSDLWGDFDSPK